In the bacterium genome, GGTGAGCCAATACCCGAGGATGATGTCACTATCACAACGCTCAGGGTGGCTGTATGAGTCCTAAGTTTCCGGCTGTCACTTCGGATGAGGTAATAAGGATTCTGAAAAGGATAGGATTTCGGTTCAAACGTCAATCCGGGAGCAGTCATGCCATATACTTTAGAGAAGTTGATAGAAAAAGAACCAATGTCCCCGTACATCCGGGGAAAATAATAAAGAT is a window encoding:
- a CDS encoding type II toxin-antitoxin system HicA family toxin, with the protein product MSPKFPAVTSDEVIRILKRIGFRFKRQSGSSHAIYFREVDRKRTNVPVHPGKIIK